The proteins below come from a single Planctomycetaceae bacterium genomic window:
- a CDS encoding sialidase family protein — MKKQTTCRVLTVLALAWLAHLGLGADAPLETGIEPFLGEPQLAATQVFQNERFPNIVVTKSGTLLATWGNPHVRVRRSDDNGATWGDEITIAESGIHGGGTTVDENSGDILVFVEAQHPPAPLTVYRSTDDGRNWQAESIRIHPDSSGRMPSMHMNEHGITLQRGEHQGRLIRPSRFYGEGNRPESLWPTHFTNAIFSDDGGRTWQTSEPFPENGTGEATLAELSDGRVYYNSRRHWAPDGSNPRRRWTSFSDDGGATWQEATICEALPDGPQNTNYGCMGGLVRLPVQGRDILLYSNCDDPESRRNGTVWASFDGGGTWPIRRLVEADAFAYSSLNAGRPGTITEGWIFLHYESSGSKVARFNLSWLLEGEATGDGELPAWLGAVGGDHRSVNTVAASQKLRGLPDEFGQ; from the coding sequence ATGAAGAAACAAACCACATGTCGGGTTCTGACCGTGTTGGCCCTTGCCTGGCTCGCACACCTCGGGCTGGGTGCCGACGCGCCGCTGGAAACGGGAATCGAACCGTTTCTCGGTGAACCGCAACTGGCCGCTACTCAGGTCTTTCAGAACGAACGATTCCCAAACATCGTGGTTACAAAATCCGGAACATTGCTGGCCACCTGGGGCAATCCTCACGTTCGCGTGCGCCGCAGCGACGATAACGGGGCGACCTGGGGTGATGAGATCACGATTGCGGAATCCGGCATTCACGGCGGAGGCACTACAGTCGACGAAAACAGCGGCGATATTCTGGTGTTCGTGGAAGCGCAGCATCCGCCGGCGCCGCTGACTGTTTATCGCAGTACAGACGACGGCAGGAACTGGCAGGCCGAATCGATTCGGATTCACCCGGACAGTTCGGGAAGGATGCCTTCGATGCATATGAACGAACACGGCATCACGCTGCAGCGCGGCGAACACCAGGGCCGCCTGATTCGGCCGTCCCGGTTCTATGGGGAAGGCAACCGTCCCGAAAGCCTTTGGCCGACACACTTCACGAATGCCATCTTCAGCGACGACGGTGGCAGAACCTGGCAGACCAGCGAGCCGTTCCCCGAAAACGGCACAGGTGAGGCAACGCTGGCCGAACTGTCGGATGGCCGCGTCTACTACAACTCGCGGCGTCACTGGGCACCGGATGGAAGCAATCCGCGACGCAGGTGGACTTCGTTCAGCGACGACGGCGGCGCGACGTGGCAGGAGGCGACGATTTGCGAAGCTCTTCCGGATGGTCCGCAGAACACCAACTACGGTTGCATGGGCGGACTTGTCCGACTTCCCGTCCAGGGGCGTGATATCTTGCTGTACAGCAATTGTGATGACCCGGAATCTCGCCGGAACGGTACCGTGTGGGCCAGCTTTGACGGCGGCGGGACATGGCCGATCAGGCGACTGGTCGAAGCTGATGCGTTTGCCTATTCGTCACTCAACGCTGGCCGGCCGGGGACGATCACCGAAGGCTGGATTTTTCTGCATTACGAAAGCAGCGGTTCCAAAGTGGCCCGCTTCAATCTCAGTTGGCTGCTGGAAGGTGAAGCGACCGGTGACGGAGAATTGCCGGCATGGCTCGGTGCGGTCGGAGGAGACCACCGGTCGGTGAATACCGTTGCGGCAAGTCAAAAGCTCCGCGGACTCCCGGACGAATTCGGTCAATGA
- a CDS encoding DUF1552 domain-containing protein → MLISKKALPRRTLLKGFGAAIALPLLDAMVPAMTALADTAASPSKLRRLSYIYIPMGCDISRWALTGDDLSQLSPTLSPLAGVRDHVTAISNLELKPAYPGTHATSNCAFLSCATAKRTESTDYFLGTTVDQLAARHIGQQTQLPSLELAMDLMATVGQCDNGYACVYQNNLSWSSPTTPLPSEAHPRIVFESLFGEGGSIADRQAALKKRASLLDSVSDEFARLQKTLGPADRETLSSYLDSVREVERRIQRAESDVTENPLPDLDRPTGVPSEYADHARLMFDLQRLAFQGDITRVITFQLARETSNRTYPEIGVSDPHHPLTHHGNDPEKIAKVAKINQFHVSLFAEFLQKLQSTKEGDGTLLDHSLVLYGSGMGDPNVHDHQNLPILVAGGAAGNMRSGRHIRFRQPTALANLHVTLLNKVGVPIESFGDSNGQVDELF, encoded by the coding sequence ATGCTGATTTCGAAAAAGGCACTACCTCGCCGCACGCTGCTGAAGGGTTTCGGAGCGGCCATCGCACTTCCGCTGCTGGACGCGATGGTGCCGGCGATGACGGCACTGGCCGACACGGCCGCCAGCCCGTCGAAACTGCGCCGGCTGAGTTACATCTACATTCCGATGGGCTGCGATATCTCACGCTGGGCGCTGACCGGCGATGATCTGAGTCAGCTTTCGCCGACGCTGAGTCCTCTGGCCGGCGTGCGAGACCACGTGACGGCGATCAGCAATCTGGAACTCAAACCCGCCTACCCGGGGACTCACGCGACATCCAACTGCGCCTTCCTGAGTTGTGCGACAGCGAAACGCACCGAAAGTACCGACTACTTCCTTGGCACAACGGTCGACCAGCTCGCCGCTCGGCATATCGGTCAGCAAACGCAACTGCCGTCACTGGAACTGGCCATGGACCTGATGGCGACCGTCGGCCAGTGCGACAACGGCTATGCGTGCGTCTATCAGAACAACCTGTCGTGGTCATCGCCGACAACGCCGCTGCCGAGCGAAGCTCATCCCCGCATTGTGTTTGAATCGCTGTTTGGCGAAGGCGGCAGTATCGCCGACCGCCAGGCAGCGCTGAAAAAAAGAGCGAGTCTGCTGGATTCCGTGAGTGACGAGTTCGCGCGACTGCAGAAGACGCTGGGACCGGCCGATCGTGAAACGCTCAGCAGTTACCTGGACAGCGTCCGGGAAGTCGAACGCCGCATTCAGCGAGCGGAATCCGATGTCACAGAAAACCCGCTGCCGGATCTCGATCGCCCCACGGGAGTCCCTTCCGAATACGCCGATCACGCGCGGTTGATGTTTGATCTGCAGAGGCTGGCGTTTCAGGGCGATATCACGCGAGTCATCACGTTCCAGCTTGCGCGTGAAACCAGCAACCGTACGTATCCGGAAATCGGCGTGTCGGATCCTCACCATCCGCTGACCCATCACGGCAACGATCCGGAAAAGATCGCGAAGGTCGCGAAGATCAATCAGTTTCACGTGTCGCTGTTCGCGGAATTCCTGCAGAAGCTGCAGTCGACGAAGGAAGGCGACGGCACACTGCTGGATCATTCGCTTGTGCTGTACGGCAGCGGCATGGGCGATCCCAATGTTCACGACCACCAGAACCTGCCGATCCTGGTGGCCGGTGGTGCCGCGGGCAACATGCGCAGCGGCAGACACATTCGATTCCGTCAACCGACCGCGCTGGCCAACCTGCATGTGACGCTGCTGAATAAAGTCGGCGTGCCGATCGAATCCTTCGGCGACAGCAACGGTCAGGTGGATGAACTGTTCTAG
- a CDS encoding ankyrin repeat domain-containing protein, producing MKSTTLTFIAAVLLMFNAPLRAADAPLADAAERADWSRVADLLREHADVNKAQVDGMTALHWAVWHDEANIAGKLIAADADVGEVNRYGITPLSIAAKNGNADIVKSLLEAGADANAAIPGRITPLMTAARTGRMDAVQALLQHEANVDAKETNGQTAIMWAAAEGHADVVSRLMENGADFSTPLESGFNALFFAARNGHGEVIDTLVAAGADVNSTMEPTVKGIRVARKGTSPLLLAVENGHFQVAVKLLEAGADPNDQRSGFTALHAITWVRKPNLGDDVDGDPPPIGSGNVTSLQFVRKLVEHGADVNLRLDRGRSGTGRLNHKLATPFLFAADTADIPLMKLLLQLGADPSIPNADNCPPVLAAAGIGTLAPGEEAGTEDEALAAVQLLLDLGADINAADDNGETAMHGAAYASWPRMVDFLADHGANVSVWNTTNRYGWTPVLIAEGHRPGNFKPAAETLAAVYRAMRAAGVEPPPLTPRKSTNENYEVREKRPAGKKSDAL from the coding sequence ATGAAATCCACGACACTCACTTTCATTGCGGCCGTGTTGCTAATGTTCAATGCGCCGCTTCGTGCCGCGGACGCGCCGCTTGCTGACGCCGCGGAGCGCGCGGACTGGTCTCGCGTCGCGGATCTGCTGCGCGAACATGCTGACGTAAACAAGGCCCAGGTTGACGGCATGACGGCTCTGCACTGGGCCGTCTGGCATGACGAAGCAAACATCGCCGGGAAACTGATCGCGGCGGATGCCGACGTCGGCGAGGTCAATCGCTACGGAATCACTCCGCTGTCGATCGCTGCAAAAAACGGAAACGCAGACATTGTCAAATCGCTGCTGGAAGCCGGTGCCGACGCGAATGCCGCCATTCCCGGCAGAATCACTCCGCTGATGACGGCTGCCCGCACCGGCCGAATGGATGCTGTGCAGGCATTGCTGCAACACGAAGCAAATGTCGACGCGAAAGAGACAAACGGTCAGACCGCCATCATGTGGGCCGCCGCGGAAGGACACGCCGATGTCGTATCACGCTTGATGGAAAACGGCGCCGATTTTTCGACGCCGCTGGAATCCGGTTTCAATGCGCTGTTCTTCGCGGCCCGAAACGGACACGGTGAAGTAATCGACACGCTGGTTGCCGCGGGAGCCGACGTCAACAGCACGATGGAACCGACTGTGAAGGGCATTCGAGTCGCTCGCAAAGGCACCAGTCCTCTGCTGCTTGCCGTCGAAAACGGACATTTCCAAGTGGCTGTGAAGCTGCTGGAAGCCGGAGCCGACCCGAACGATCAGCGCTCCGGCTTCACGGCGCTGCACGCAATAACCTGGGTTCGCAAACCGAATCTGGGAGACGATGTGGACGGCGATCCGCCTCCGATCGGTTCCGGTAACGTCACCAGCCTGCAGTTCGTCAGGAAACTCGTCGAACACGGTGCCGACGTGAATCTCCGGCTGGATCGGGGACGATCGGGAACCGGCCGGCTGAATCACAAACTGGCCACTCCGTTCCTGTTTGCCGCCGACACAGCCGACATACCGCTGATGAAGCTGCTGCTGCAACTGGGAGCCGACCCTTCGATCCCCAACGCCGACAACTGTCCGCCCGTGCTGGCTGCGGCGGGCATCGGAACGCTGGCTCCCGGTGAAGAAGCCGGCACGGAAGACGAAGCACTCGCCGCCGTGCAGTTGCTGCTGGATCTTGGTGCCGACATCAATGCCGCGGACGACAATGGCGAAACCGCGATGCACGGAGCCGCCTACGCAAGCTGGCCGCGGATGGTCGATTTTCTGGCCGACCACGGCGCGAATGTTTCCGTGTGGAATACAACCAACCGGTACGGCTGGACTCCCGTGCTGATCGCCGAAGGACATCGTCCCGGCAACTTCAAGCCCGCCGCCGAAACACTCGCCGCCGTGTATCGTGCGATGCGCGCCGCGGGAGTCGAACCGCCGCCGCTGACGCCTCGCAAAAGCACGAATGAAAACTACGAAGTGAGGGAAAAGCGTCCGGCAGGAAAGAAGTCGGATGCGTTGTAG
- a CDS encoding metal ABC transporter substrate-binding protein yields MLLCAAVLFLITGCVQQAAPTESSAATQKKPQIIAASYPLAYFAERIGGELTDVTFSVPADIDPADWQPDATAIASVQSADLILLNGAGYEKWAQRATLPLSRTLVTTRGVQEKLIPLASVVTHQHGPQGDKSNSDVASFTWLDPQIAIAQAHAIREELLRLLPEQAETLNRNFETLDQDLQRLDQDLKTALANVAAKKWLAKPPIFQYLQRRYGLNMKNAELDMSAAASHDDWSQLVSYLKENPAEFLLCETDPSPAETEHLRSLGIHVVVFRPLGNRPATGDYLTAMCTNLEQLRRAVDARNGQH; encoded by the coding sequence TTGCTGCTCTGCGCCGCTGTGCTGTTCCTGATCACGGGCTGCGTTCAGCAAGCCGCGCCGACTGAATCTTCCGCAGCAACACAAAAGAAGCCGCAGATCATTGCCGCCAGCTACCCGCTGGCCTATTTCGCCGAACGCATTGGCGGCGAACTGACAGACGTGACGTTTTCGGTTCCCGCGGATATCGACCCCGCCGACTGGCAGCCTGACGCGACGGCGATCGCATCCGTGCAGTCCGCGGATCTGATTCTGCTCAACGGTGCCGGATACGAAAAGTGGGCGCAGCGAGCCACGCTGCCGTTGTCACGGACACTGGTCACGACTCGCGGCGTTCAGGAGAAACTGATTCCGCTCGCAAGCGTCGTCACTCATCAGCACGGGCCTCAGGGAGACAAGTCGAATTCGGATGTCGCGTCGTTTACCTGGCTTGATCCGCAGATCGCGATCGCGCAGGCGCATGCCATCCGGGAAGAACTGCTGCGGCTTCTGCCCGAACAGGCGGAAACACTCAACAGGAACTTCGAGACGCTGGATCAGGATCTGCAGCGGCTGGATCAGGATCTGAAGACCGCCCTTGCAAACGTCGCGGCGAAGAAGTGGCTGGCCAAGCCGCCAATTTTTCAATACCTGCAGCGACGGTATGGGCTGAACATGAAGAACGCAGAACTCGACATGTCGGCAGCCGCTTCGCACGACGATTGGTCGCAACTTGTGTCGTACCTGAAGGAAAATCCCGCTGAGTTCCTGCTGTGTGAAACCGACCCGTCGCCTGCTGAGACTGAACACCTGCGATCGCTGGGCATTCACGTTGTTGTGTTTCGACCACTGGGAAATCGGCCCGCGACGGGTGACTATCTGACGGCGATGTGCACGAACCTGGAACAGCTGCGGCGGGCCGTCGACGCCAGAAATGGGCAGCATTGA
- a CDS encoding class I SAM-dependent methyltransferase yields MIARNSSRVTVPCPICGPANRIPFTECSGFPIVRCCGCRLLFVGEAAPVEQTQDFFRSEHITDEGSTQQHYVDWRKDSLAREAAIIRRMYPDGGRLLDVGAASGFFLHQFQNQPSWEVTGVEPSCVSTAFARKHFGLRIHNGYLHDAAYSDETFDVVTSLDSFTCHREPAADLREIHRILNPGGLLAIEIGGLNFRLLKGTGILCRLLYGRPARLNAGVNYFYYNRTTLTMLAESCGFNYETSFAESMPTIGSTLVRAFKQSYFHMTAMAYRWSNGRASLVPKEFILFRKPGGDSAGRTANQRSAA; encoded by the coding sequence ATGATCGCTCGAAACTCCAGCCGCGTAACCGTTCCGTGCCCGATCTGCGGACCGGCCAACCGCATTCCGTTTACGGAATGCAGCGGTTTCCCGATCGTTCGCTGCTGCGGCTGCCGACTGTTGTTCGTCGGCGAAGCAGCGCCCGTCGAACAAACGCAGGACTTCTTTCGCAGTGAACACATCACGGATGAAGGCTCGACGCAGCAGCACTACGTCGACTGGCGAAAAGACAGTCTGGCACGAGAAGCGGCAATCATCCGCCGAATGTATCCTGACGGTGGCCGACTGCTGGACGTGGGAGCCGCATCCGGCTTCTTTCTGCACCAGTTTCAGAATCAGCCGTCCTGGGAAGTCACCGGCGTCGAGCCGTCGTGTGTTTCCACGGCGTTTGCCCGAAAGCACTTCGGCCTGAGAATCCACAACGGATATCTGCACGACGCGGCCTACAGCGACGAAACCTTCGACGTTGTCACGTCGCTGGATTCCTTCACCTGCCACCGAGAACCGGCCGCTGACCTGCGGGAAATACACCGCATTCTGAATCCCGGGGGTCTGCTGGCGATCGAAATCGGCGGCCTGAACTTCCGGTTGCTCAAGGGAACGGGAATCCTCTGCCGCCTGCTGTATGGTCGGCCCGCAAGACTCAATGCCGGAGTCAACTACTTCTACTACAACCGCACGACGCTGACGATGCTGGCCGAGTCCTGCGGCTTTAATTACGAAACCTCGTTCGCGGAATCCATGCCGACAATCGGCAGCACCCTGGTGCGAGCATTCAAGCAGAGTTATTTTCACATGACGGCGATGGCCTATCGCTGGTCGAACGGTCGGGCCAGCCTGGTTCCGAAGGAATTCATCCTGTTTCGTAAACCGGGCGGTGACTCGGCGGGCCGCACTGCGAACCAGCGATCTGCCGCCTGA